A genome region from Myxococcales bacterium includes the following:
- a CDS encoding cupin domain-containing protein: MADPTKPPSPPGLFGGISTSRFLRDYWQKKPLLVRGAFPEHRDPIDPDELAGLSCEDGVESRIVREKGGDRPWQVTWGPQLEADFAKLPKRGWTLLVQEVNRWVPEIALMLEPFAFLPSVRVDDVMLSFAAPGGSVGPHVDSYDVFLIQGRGKRRWKYHTRPTKDRRIKPDLELRILEELEPQADEVLGPGDMLYLPPNFAHHGVAVTPCLTYSVGFRSPCMGEVWSSFAAAAARQSPASATLLVDPKLTPASNPGAIPDALLSRIRTMVRTLDTSDDAIDRWFASFATRLKPGHELEPPARAPTPKALFGKLARGAVLARSEEARWAFLPHADHADHAEGGLLLYVGGTELVVPAEATALARALCARRRHEGRELVAATTAPAARELLVRLVAMGALHFLDD; this comes from the coding sequence ATGGCGGACCCGACGAAGCCCCCTTCCCCCCCCGGCCTCTTCGGCGGCATCTCCACCTCGCGGTTTCTGCGGGACTACTGGCAAAAGAAGCCGCTGCTCGTGCGCGGCGCCTTCCCAGAGCATCGCGATCCGATCGATCCCGACGAGCTCGCGGGCCTCTCGTGCGAAGACGGCGTCGAGTCTCGCATCGTGCGAGAGAAGGGCGGCGATCGCCCTTGGCAGGTCACCTGGGGCCCGCAGCTCGAGGCCGACTTCGCGAAGCTCCCGAAGCGGGGGTGGACGCTCCTGGTTCAGGAGGTCAACCGCTGGGTGCCCGAGATCGCGCTCATGCTCGAGCCGTTCGCGTTCCTCCCCAGCGTCCGCGTCGACGACGTGATGCTGAGCTTCGCCGCGCCGGGTGGGAGCGTGGGGCCCCACGTCGACAGCTACGACGTCTTCCTCATCCAGGGCCGCGGAAAACGCCGGTGGAAGTACCACACACGCCCAACGAAGGATCGGCGCATCAAGCCCGATCTCGAGCTCCGCATTCTGGAGGAGCTCGAGCCTCAGGCCGACGAGGTGCTCGGCCCCGGCGACATGCTGTATCTTCCACCCAACTTCGCGCACCACGGCGTCGCGGTCACTCCGTGCCTCACCTACTCGGTCGGCTTTCGTTCGCCGTGTATGGGCGAGGTGTGGTCGTCGTTCGCGGCCGCCGCGGCCAGGCAGAGCCCCGCCTCGGCGACCCTCCTGGTAGACCCCAAGCTCACGCCCGCGTCGAACCCGGGCGCCATTCCCGACGCGCTGCTCTCGCGTATACGCACCATGGTGCGCACGCTCGACACCTCCGACGACGCCATCGATCGGTGGTTCGCGTCGTTCGCGACGCGCCTCAAGCCCGGACACGAGCTCGAGCCGCCGGCGCGCGCGCCGACCCCGAAGGCCCTCTTCGGCAAGCTCGCGCGAGGCGCGGTGCTCGCGCGCTCCGAAGAGGCTCGCTGGGCGTTCTTGCCCCACGCGGACCACGCGGACCACGCGGAGGGCGGGCTCCTGCTCTACGTGGGCGGGACCGAGCTCGTGGTGCCGGCCGAGGCGACCGCCCTCGCGCGAGCCCTCTGCGCGAGGCGGCGACACGAGGGGCGCGAGCTCGTCGCGGCGACGACGGCGCCGGCCGCGCGCGAGCTGCTCGTGCGCCTCGTCGCGATGGGCGCCCTGCATTTTCTCGACGACTGA